Below is a window of Gilliamella sp. ESL0405 DNA.
CCATGTTGTACAAATTAATAACCATATAGCAGGAATAATCGTTACCCAAACATATTGAGCACGTTTCATCTTAATTAACACAACTGTTGCTAATACTAAGGCTACTGCGGCTAACATTTGATTAGAAATACCAAACAATGGCCACAAACTCTTAACACCGCCTAATGGATCGACAACACCTTGATATAACAGATAACCCCATAAGCCAACACAACCTAGCGTACCAATGAAACCAGCAACTAATGAATCAGTTTTTTTCAAGAATGGCACAAAATTGCCTAACAAATCTTGAAGCATAAAGCGACCTGAGCGGGTACCTGCATCTAAGGCTGTTAAAATAAATAAAGCCTCAAATAAAATACCAAAGTGATACCAAAAGCCCATATCAGCACCAGGAATAATCTGATGAAATACATGAGCAATCCCAACAGCTAAAGTTGGCGCACCGCCTGCACGATTTAAGACTGAAGGTTCACCAATATCTTTTGCGGTCTGTAGTATCTCTTCAGGTGAGATCACAAATCCCCAAGAACTGACCGTTGCAGCGGCATGAACGGTTACCTCTTTCAACTGTTCAATAATCATCGGAGCTTGATCGGTACCTAATTTATGAAGATCGGGCATAGTAATACCTAAAGCTGCCGGAGGCGTATTCATGGCAAAATAAAGTCCCGGCTCAATGATCGATGCCGCAACTAAAGCCATCATAGCGACAAATGATTCCATTAGCATTGCACCGTAACCAATAAAACGGGCATCGTTTTCATTTGCCAGTAATTTTGGCGTAGTACCCGATGCAATTAATGCATGGAATCCGGAAACCGCACCACAAGCAATAGTAATAAATAGGAATGGAAATAATGCGCCTTTCCATACCGGACCTGTTCCGTCGACATATTGTGTGATATCAGGCATTTTAAGATCAGGATTTAAAATAACGATACCAATGGCTAGCCCAACAATAACACCAATTTTTAAGAAAGTAGCAAGATAATCACGAGGCGCTAAAATTAACCATACAGGTAACATGGCAGAAACTAATGCATAACCAACTAGTGCATAAGTAATCGTGGTTGCTTTAAAAGTTAAAGCTGGTCCCCAATATGCATCATGAGCAATTACACCACCAAACCAAATTGAGAGAATTAATAAAACAATCCCTATAACCGAGACCTCAAGAACACGACCTGGTCTGATAAATCGCATATATATTCCCATAAATAAGGCAATAGGTACGGTTGAACAAACCGTAAATACCCCCCACGGGCTTTCAGCTAAGGCTTTAACTACAATCAATGCTAATACCGCAAGGATAATAAGCATAATCAGGAAACAGCCAAATAATGCGATAGTGCCGGGAATAGATCCCATCTCTTCTTTAATCATTTCACCTAATGAAGAACCATTACGGCGAGAAGACAAAAATAACACCATAAAGTCTTGTACAGCACCCGCCAACACAACCCCGGCAAGTAGCCAAAGGGTACCAGGCAAATAACCAACTTGAGCAGCTAAAACAGGGCCAACAAGCGGTCCGGCTCCGGCAATAGCAGCAAAATGGTGACCAAATAAGACATATTTATTGGTTGGTACATAATTCAAACCGTCATTATTTATGACAGCAGGTGTTGCTCGAGTAGGATCTAATTGCATCACCTTCTTTGCAATATACATACTGTAATAACGGTATGCGACAAGATAGATTGAAACAGCAGCGGCAACTATCCATAGTGCACTGACATGTTCTCCACGTCGTAATGCAACTACCGCCAGACAGCATGCACCGACAAAAGCTAGGATCAACCATGGAATATGTTTGAAAACTTTATTATTCATAATGATTCTCTTTGTGGGTTTATATTAATTAGTAAGAAACTTAGCCACCCTTAACCAGTTAAAAATTGGTTAAAAATCAAAAGTACATCATAAAAGATAACTTTTAACAGTTAGCGACCTAAGTGCTTACTAAAGGTTCCTTTATATCCAAGCGTATAGTAATTTTTTATTGATTTGAAAGAAATTAGTATTTTAGTTATAGGCTAAATCAAGCTGATAAGTGGTTAAATTTAGCCAATGAACGGTCGAATTATTTCAATTGTTATAATCCAATAGTCTCTTTGAAAGGTTTAAGATACCGACGACTTACCGGTACTGAAATATCGTTTATTAGAATGATATCAACACCGCCAGCATCATTAAAACGAATCTCTTTTAATTTTTTAGGATTGATCAGATATTGTCTGTGGCAACGAATCAAAGGGGTTTTGTCCTCTAATGTTTTTAATGTTAATTCGGTGAAATACGCACTATTTTCATGATTAAAAACATAAATACCACTGACTTTTGAGGCGATATAAAACACATCATCCATATTTAATAAATAAATCCGATTGTGACCAACACAAGGAATATAATTAAATTCTTGCTCAATTGACGCTAATTGTTCAATATTTGACGGGCATTGCTGATGAAGCCGGGTTAATGTCTTATTTAATCGCCCTTGCTCAACAGGTTTTAACAAATAATCAAAAGCTTGTTCTTCAAATGCTTTAACAGCAAATTCACTATAAGCCGTTAAAAAAACAATATGCGGCATCGTATCAGGATCCAGCATTGAAAGCATTTCAATACCGTTTATTTTCGGCATTTGTATATCTAAAAACACGACGTCAGGTTGTAGACGATGAATTTCTCGAATCGCTTCCATAGCATTTTGACACTCAGCAACAATGGTAATTTCAGGATCGTTTTGCAGTAAACACCGTAAATTTTCACGTGCAGGTAGCTCATCATCAACAATAATTACATTTAGCATTGAACAGTCACATCCTCTTGCAACGGTATGATCAGTCGAACTTTAGTACAACTGTCGGGTATACAATCAATTGTTATCCCATACTTCTCCCCATAGCGAATATTAATCCGTTTATCAACTAAATTCAAACCAAGACCATTAATATCTTTTCTATTTTCCCGATAATTACCCGCATTATCAATGACTTCTAATATTAGCGTTTGAGCTTGTTGGTAGGCTTTGATAATTACCTTTCCTTTGCCAATTAATTGAGAAGTCCCATGTTTTATCGCATTTTCAACTATAGGTTGCAATGAAAAAGCCGGAAGTTGAACATATTCTAATTCACTCGGAATATCGATTTCGACGGTTAACTGTTCCATAAATCGCATTTTTTCGATTTGTAAGTAAGCATTGACATGCTCTATCTCGTCTTTTAGCGATACCATTTCTTCGGTTCGTTTAAGATTTTTGCGGAAAAAAGTCGAGAGATTTTGAACTAATTGCGAAGCTTGAGTTTGATCCCGACGAATAACAGCAAGTAAAGTATTTAAGGCATTAAATAAGAAGTGAGGATTAACTTGCGCATGTAAAAGTTTAATTTCGGTTTTCGATAATAGTTGCTTATAGCGCTCATTTTGACCGGCAAGAATCTGGGCTGATAATAAACTGGCTATCCCTTCGCCCAAAGTACAATTTATCGAACTAAATAAGGTATTTTTGGCTTCATAGAGTTTAATGGTACCCACTACAGTATTATTTTCACCGCGTAAGGGAATAACGAGCGTTGAGCCTAAACGGCAATTTTTATTAATTGAGCACTGATAAGGCTGATGTACGCCGTCAAGATATTTCACATCATTTTCTTCAATTGCTTTTAAGGTAATATCTGACGTAATCGGCGTGCCGGGCAAGTGATGATCATCACCAATACCAATAAAAGCTAATATTTTTTCTCTGTCTGTGATAGAAACAGCGCCAATATCGAGTTCTTGATAGATAATTTCGGCAACTTTTGTACTATTGATCTGATTAAACCCTTCACGCAATAAACCTTCAGTACTAACAGCAATTTTTAACGCTTTAGCCGAAAAAGCCGATGTATAACGTTCAAAAATAGCTCGTCTATCTAACAAGATTCGCATAAACATTGCCGCCCCAATGCTGTTAGCCACAATCATCGGTGCAGCTATGCTACCAACTGCATGTAAAACCACATCAAACGGTCGAGAGATTAATAACACCATAATCATTTCAATCGATTCAACAATTAAGCCTAATATCCCAACTAATAACGGGTTGTAGATAAGATCAACTCGCCCTTTTTTCATTAAAATATAGTGAAGTAATCCACTGATTAATCCGGTTAAAATGGTTGATAGCATGCAACTTTCAGCGGTGATCCCCCCTAAAGTATAACGATGCACACCACCGGTTATCCCCACTAACAGACCAACCATGGGTCCACCGAGTAACCCCCCTAAAATAGCGCCAATTGCTCGAGTATTAGCAATAGTGTCTTCAATGTGTAAGCCAAAATAGCTACCCATAATACAAAATAGTGAAAAAATTAAATAACAGATTAATTTGTGAGGTAAGTGAACGGTAACTTGCATAAGCGGAATGACAATGGGTGTTTTACTTAGCAAATAAGCAATGACTAAATAAATACACATTTGTTGTAAAAGCTGTAATACAAGATCAAATTCGAACATGATGCTGACCATAGATGCAAACCGTCGATAACTATCGACGGTTGATTGTTAACTTATTTATCAAGCAAAGTGAACGTTTGCTTATTTTTTGTAGTTGAGTCATCACCAACATACACATTAAACTTTCCGGGTTCGGCAACATATTGCATTTTATCGTTCCAAAATTTTAACATGTCATATTTGATAACAAACTTAACTTGTCCTTTTTCATGTGGCTTTAAAGTAATATTTTCAAAGCCGATTAACTGTTTGACAGGTCTGCTTACTGACGCGGTTACATCTTGAAGATAAAACTGAACAGTTTGCATACCGGTTTTATCACCAACATTTTCCACATTGGCAGTCACCACAATTTCACCGCCCGGCAACATCTGATCACTTGATAAAGCAAAATCAATGGTAAAATCGGTGTAACTTAAACCAAAACCAAAGGGGAATAAAGGTTCATTTGGGCTATCAAAATATGAAGTGGTATATTTACCCATGTTCTGGGTACCACGTGGGCGTCCGGTATTTAAATGGCTATAATAGACAGGTATTTGCCCTACATTCATAGGGAAAGACATTGGCAATTTACCTGAAGGGTTATAATCACCAAACAAGACATCTGCAATGGCATTTCCACCTTCTGTACCTAAAAACCACGTTTCGAGCATTGCATCGGCTTGGTCATACTCTTCTGGCAATGTCAGAGGGCGTCCATTCATTAATGTAATCACAACCGGTTTCCCCGTTGCCTTCAATGCTTTAATCAACCGTTTCTGACTGTCTTGCAACGCAAGATCTGTACGGCTTGAAGACTCATGCGCCATACCTTGTGCTTCACCCACAAAAACCACAACAACATCAGATTCTTTAGCGGCAGCAACCGCTTGTGCTAACATCTCATCCGCCGGCCTTTCATCAAATTTGCTACTCATTCCGTATAAATTTAAAAATTTAAATAAGTTCGGATCATCAGATAGATTTGCTCCAAAAGCATAACTAATCTGTTTAGGATCTTTTACGGCATTTTTAATACCTTCTAGTGGTGTGACGGCTAAATTAGCTCGCCCTGCCCCAGACCAACTACCTAAAATATCTCGTTTAGAATCCGCTAAAGGCCCAATGACTGCAATTTTCATATCTTTTGTCAGTGGTAAAAGATGATCGTTATTTTTTAACAATACAATACTACGGCGGGCAACATCTCTAGCTTCTTGTCTATGTAAGCGATTATCAGCAAACATTGTGTCGATATCTAAATTCGGATCTAAATTACGATAAGGATTTTTAAATAATCCCATATCATATTTTAATTCTAAAACTCGACGACAAGCCCGATCTATTTCATTTTCAGAAATCACCCCTTGATCAACAAGTTCCGGTAAAAATCGTAAAAAATACTCATCGTTCATACTAATATCAATACCGGCTTTGATCGCAACACGCACCGCATCTTTAGGATCGCTGGCTACACCATGATTAATCAGTTCCCGAATTGCACCATGATCACTGACAACAACACCGTCAAAATGCCATTTGTCACGTAATACTTCTGTTAATAACCAGTGATTAGCACTTGCCGGAATACCATTGACACTGACCAAAGATACCATTACCGCACGGCTGCCGGCATCAATGGCCGCTTTATAAGGAACCAGATACTCTTGAAACATCTTGCGTTCACTCATATCAGTACTATTATATTCACGCCCACCCTCAACAGCGCCATATAAAGCAAAATGCTTCACCGTGGTCACTAAAGATTTTTTATCTTGCAAAGACTGTTTTTGCATTTTTTCAACAAAAATACGACCGGCTTCTGATACCAGATAAGGATCTTCACCAAACCCTTCTGATACCCTACCCCAACGTGGATCTCGAGTAATATCAACCATTGGCGCCCAAGTCATGTTTAAACCGTCACTGGTTGCTTCATCAGCAGATACTTCGGCAACTTTACCTATTGCTGAACGATCCCATGTCGATGCTATAGCTAAATTGATTGGAAATATCGTGCGATGACCATGAATAATATCAAAACCAAAATAAAGTGGAATTTGGTTGTGAGATTTCAAAGCACGTTCTTGCATTTGAGATAAATCAGGTTCAACAACAGTGTTAAAAATACCACCAATTTCACCTGCTTCAATTTGATCGAGAACTTTACTTAAAGTTAATTCTCCACCAACACTGATCAATCGTAATTGACCGACTTTTTCCTTAATCGTCATTTTCGATAAAAGGTTATCAATAAAAACTTTCTTTTCTTCATCAGGAGTTTGCGCAATCAACGATCCGGAAAATATAAATAAGACTAAAAAAAGAACGATTCTTTTCATCATAATAAGTCGTACAATCATTAAGCAGTTAGACAGATCAATAGCATAACGTATCCACTACAAAAAATCTTGTTTTTTAGGAAGTTTATTAGAGGAAAGGAGGAAAGGCAGCATTTACTATCGAAAATTTTTATACTTAAACGTATAGTAAATCTGAAATCTTTTGACAAAAAAATACCCATATAAATGGGTAATAAGCAACTTTGCCGAATAATATCGGCAAAGATAAATAATTAATCTCTAAAGTTAGTAAATTGGAACGGTTGGCCTAATTCACCATTTTTCACTAATGCCATGGTCGCTTGTAAATCGTCCCGAGATTTACCCGTTACACGCACTTGTTCACCTTGAACTTGGGCTTGCACTTTAAGTTTGCTATCTTTTATCAACTTGACAATTTTTTTAGCTAATTCTTTATCAATCCCCTGTTTTAACTTAACGGTAATACTATAGAATTTACCACTATGTTCCAGCTCTTCGGGAATGTCTAAAGCACCGCCGTCAATGCCTCGTTTAGCTAGCTTATCACGCAAAATATCCAGTAATTGTTGTACTTGAAAGTCTGATTGACTTGTTGCTTTGATAGTTTGATTTTTTTCATTGAGCTCAAATGAAGCTTCAACATTTTTAAAATCCCAACGAGTAGTTAATTCACGCGTTGCGTTTTCAACGCCATTTTTAACTTCTGGCATTTGGATTTCTGACACAATATCAAAAGAAGGCATAAGTTTTCCTCTTCTAATGGTTATAAATGATATTAATATAAAAGATGAATGATGTAGTTAAAAGCCGCCAAACGACTTTGACGGCAAATTAAGAAGTGATTAGTAAAAATTAATCAATGGTACGAAGTAATTCGTTAATACCTACTTTACCTAACGTTTTAGCATCAACTTTTTTAACGATAACAGCACAATAAAGGCTATATTTACCGTCTTTTGTTGGTAAATTACCTGAAACCACCACAGAACCAGCCGGTACACGACCATAGTGCACTTCACCGGTTGCACGATCATAAATTTTAGTACTTTGACCGATAAATACACCCATTGAAATAACACTGCCTTCTTCGACAATAACACCTTCAACAATCTCACTACGTGCACCGATAAAACAGTTATCTTCTATGATAGTCGGGTTAGCTTGTAATGGTTCTAAAACGCCACCAATACCAACACCACCGGATAAATGCACATTTTTACCAATTTGCGCACACGATCCGACAGTTACCCAAGTATCAACCATGGTACCTTCATCGACATATGCACCAATGTTGACATAAGACGGCATTAATACAGTATTACGAGCGATATAGGCTCCTTGACGAGCAATCGCAGAAGGAACAACACGGAAGCCTTCTTGTTGGAATCGAGCTTCATCATATTGGGCAAATTTTAATGGCACTTTGTCATAATAATTAGTCGCCCCACCATCGATAAGTTGGTTTTCATTAATGCGGAAAGAGAGTAATACAGCTTTTTTTAACCATTGGTGAGTCACCCAGTCCCCATTGATTTTTTCTGCGACACGCATCTTACCGCTGTCGAGTAAATGAATACATTGATTAATGGCATCACGTGTTACCGTATCAACATTTGATGGGGTGATTTCAGCACGACGTTCAAATGCGGCTTCAATAATAGTTTGTAGTTGTTGCATCTCTCGTTTCCTTTAACTTTTAGTCCGTTAGCAAATTCAAATAGGCAAACAGTATAATATAATATGTCGTGATTTTTAAGTGGTTTGTCATATCATTAACTTTTTTAAGTAAAAATAAAAAATGATTTGTGGCATCTGTTCCAAAATAACAACAAATATCTGCCCTCATCTTCCTTTCAGTTAACATAGCGCTACCTTATGATAATCAAATTCAGCTATGCAAAATTTAGGATTTTCTTTAATTGAATTACTCATTGTTGTTTGTATTAGTGCCATATTAGCTAGTGTGGGTATTAACCATTGGCAAGCCCAAAAGTTGCGTAATGAATTAGAGATAACCACCAAACAATTAGCTTCTTTTTTGAGCGAAGTTCAAGTGAAAGCTTACACGAATAATGATAATTACTATCTTTATCTTTTTGTTTCACCTTGGTGCATAAGTATTACTCAAGGTGAAAAACCTCAATCTTGTCATCAAGGTTTATTGCAATTTATCAAGCCCGACAATTCAGTCGTTATTAGCGGATTGAATGATAACCAAAGCGCCACATTTTGGGGACGCCGTAATATGGCCAAAAATATCTCTTTCGAATTAAGTAATCGTATCGGTACCAGCAAAATCTTTGTTTCATCGCAAGGGCGTATCCGATTTTGCCGAAAAAGTAGCTACCTAACGGGGTTGCCGCCATGTTAAATCAGTCAGGATTTTCATTATTAGAAGCGTTAATCAGTATAACATTATCGACGATAATGGTGCTCGGCATAAGCTCTTTTTACACACAATTGCAAACCAATATTTATCATCATTATCAAAAAAAACATTTACAAACAATTGTTGAGCAAGGACTAGTAGGCTTATCAAAGGATATCAGACGAGCTGGATTTATTGCTAACGATCCAACAAAAATGACAGCAAAACCGATCGATATTACCTCAAATCCTTACTGTATAACGCTACGTTATGATAGCGAAATACGTAATGATTGGATCTATAACCCCAATTTCACCCGATATTCAGACATATTTAGCTATCGTTATAATCAAAAAAACATCGAGTACAAAACAGGCGAGCTTAATTGTCGAAGTTCGCAATGGGAAAAACTGTTCGATCCTGCTGAAGTGAAAATCACGCAATTTTCAATTAAACAGCAAAAAAATGGTTTGGAAATTACCCTTGCGGCAGAATTAAAACAAAACAAAAAAATTAATTATCAAATAACTAAATTTATAAAAAATGAAAATCCACTATCCCCCTAATTCGCTGTCAGGTTTCAGTACGATATCAATGGTCATTATATTAACCATTATTGGGTTGCTATTATTAACAGGATTTCATTCGTTAATCATTTCCGAACAAAAAACAATTATTAGTCAGACGCAATATTATCAACGATTTAATCAAGCAAGCTCAGCTTTACAATGGGCTATAACGCAAAATTGGCCGACACCAACGGATCAATGGCAATGCTTAATTGAAGC
It encodes the following:
- a CDS encoding carbon starvation CstA family protein, which encodes MNNKVFKHIPWLILAFVGACCLAVVALRRGEHVSALWIVAAAVSIYLVAYRYYSMYIAKKVMQLDPTRATPAVINNDGLNYVPTNKYVLFGHHFAAIAGAGPLVGPVLAAQVGYLPGTLWLLAGVVLAGAVQDFMVLFLSSRRNGSSLGEMIKEEMGSIPGTIALFGCFLIMLIILAVLALIVVKALAESPWGVFTVCSTVPIALFMGIYMRFIRPGRVLEVSVIGIVLLILSIWFGGVIAHDAYWGPALTFKATTITYALVGYALVSAMLPVWLILAPRDYLATFLKIGVIVGLAIGIVILNPDLKMPDITQYVDGTGPVWKGALFPFLFITIACGAVSGFHALIASGTTPKLLANENDARFIGYGAMLMESFVAMMALVAASIIEPGLYFAMNTPPAALGITMPDLHKLGTDQAPMIIEQLKEVTVHAAATVSSWGFVISPEEILQTAKDIGEPSVLNRAGGAPTLAVGIAHVFHQIIPGADMGFWYHFGILFEALFILTALDAGTRSGRFMLQDLLGNFVPFLKKTDSLVAGFIGTLGCVGLWGYLLYQGVVDPLGGVKSLWPLFGISNQMLAAVALVLATVVLIKMKRAQYVWVTIIPAIWLLICTTWALGLKLFSNNPQLEGFFYLANEYNRRIAEGSDLTPQQIDNMHHIVINNYTNAGLSILFLVVVYGIIFFGIKTAIKAFKNKQRTDKERMYIPIPKGGVKTSMSH
- the btsR gene encoding two-component system response regulator BtsR codes for the protein MLNVIIVDDELPARENLRCLLQNDPEITIVAECQNAMEAIREIHRLQPDVVFLDIQMPKINGIEMLSMLDPDTMPHIVFLTAYSEFAVKAFEEQAFDYLLKPVEQGRLNKTLTRLHQQCPSNIEQLASIEQEFNYIPCVGHNRIYLLNMDDVFYIASKVSGIYVFNHENSAYFTELTLKTLEDKTPLIRCHRQYLINPKKLKEIRFNDAGGVDIILINDISVPVSRRYLKPFKETIGL
- a CDS encoding sensor histidine kinase gives rise to the protein MFEFDLVLQLLQQMCIYLVIAYLLSKTPIVIPLMQVTVHLPHKLICYLIFSLFCIMGSYFGLHIEDTIANTRAIGAILGGLLGGPMVGLLVGITGGVHRYTLGGITAESCMLSTILTGLISGLLHYILMKKGRVDLIYNPLLVGILGLIVESIEMIMVLLISRPFDVVLHAVGSIAAPMIVANSIGAAMFMRILLDRRAIFERYTSAFSAKALKIAVSTEGLLREGFNQINSTKVAEIIYQELDIGAVSITDREKILAFIGIGDDHHLPGTPITSDITLKAIEENDVKYLDGVHQPYQCSINKNCRLGSTLVIPLRGENNTVVGTIKLYEAKNTLFSSINCTLGEGIASLLSAQILAGQNERYKQLLSKTEIKLLHAQVNPHFLFNALNTLLAVIRRDQTQASQLVQNLSTFFRKNLKRTEEMVSLKDEIEHVNAYLQIEKMRFMEQLTVEIDIPSELEYVQLPAFSLQPIVENAIKHGTSQLIGKGKVIIKAYQQAQTLILEVIDNAGNYRENRKDINGLGLNLVDKRINIRYGEKYGITIDCIPDSCTKVRLIIPLQEDVTVQC
- the bglX gene encoding beta-glucosidase BglX, with translation MMKRIVLFLVLFIFSGSLIAQTPDEEKKVFIDNLLSKMTIKEKVGQLRLISVGGELTLSKVLDQIEAGEIGGIFNTVVEPDLSQMQERALKSHNQIPLYFGFDIIHGHRTIFPINLAIASTWDRSAIGKVAEVSADEATSDGLNMTWAPMVDITRDPRWGRVSEGFGEDPYLVSEAGRIFVEKMQKQSLQDKKSLVTTVKHFALYGAVEGGREYNSTDMSERKMFQEYLVPYKAAIDAGSRAVMVSLVSVNGIPASANHWLLTEVLRDKWHFDGVVVSDHGAIRELINHGVASDPKDAVRVAIKAGIDISMNDEYFLRFLPELVDQGVISENEIDRACRRVLELKYDMGLFKNPYRNLDPNLDIDTMFADNRLHRQEARDVARRSIVLLKNNDHLLPLTKDMKIAVIGPLADSKRDILGSWSGAGRANLAVTPLEGIKNAVKDPKQISYAFGANLSDDPNLFKFLNLYGMSSKFDERPADEMLAQAVAAAKESDVVVVFVGEAQGMAHESSSRTDLALQDSQKRLIKALKATGKPVVITLMNGRPLTLPEEYDQADAMLETWFLGTEGGNAIADVLFGDYNPSGKLPMSFPMNVGQIPVYYSHLNTGRPRGTQNMGKYTTSYFDSPNEPLFPFGFGLSYTDFTIDFALSSDQMLPGGEIVVTANVENVGDKTGMQTVQFYLQDVTASVSRPVKQLIGFENITLKPHEKGQVKFVIKYDMLKFWNDKMQYVAEPGKFNVYVGDDSTTKNKQTFTLLDK
- a CDS encoding YajQ family cyclic di-GMP-binding protein; translation: MPSFDIVSEIQMPEVKNGVENATRELTTRWDFKNVEASFELNEKNQTIKATSQSDFQVQQLLDILRDKLAKRGIDGGALDIPEELEHSGKFYSITVKLKQGIDKELAKKIVKLIKDSKLKVQAQVQGEQVRVTGKSRDDLQATMALVKNGELGQPFQFTNFRD
- the dapD gene encoding 2,3,4,5-tetrahydropyridine-2,6-dicarboxylate N-succinyltransferase → MQQLQTIIEAAFERRAEITPSNVDTVTRDAINQCIHLLDSGKMRVAEKINGDWVTHQWLKKAVLLSFRINENQLIDGGATNYYDKVPLKFAQYDEARFQQEGFRVVPSAIARQGAYIARNTVLMPSYVNIGAYVDEGTMVDTWVTVGSCAQIGKNVHLSGGVGIGGVLEPLQANPTIIEDNCFIGARSEIVEGVIVEEGSVISMGVFIGQSTKIYDRATGEVHYGRVPAGSVVVSGNLPTKDGKYSLYCAVIVKKVDAKTLGKVGINELLRTID
- a CDS encoding prepilin-type N-terminal cleavage/methylation domain-containing protein → MQNLGFSLIELLIVVCISAILASVGINHWQAQKLRNELEITTKQLASFLSEVQVKAYTNNDNYYLYLFVSPWCISITQGEKPQSCHQGLLQFIKPDNSVVISGLNDNQSATFWGRRNMAKNISFELSNRIGTSKIFVSSQGRIRFCRKSSYLTGLPPC
- a CDS encoding prepilin peptidase-dependent protein, coding for MLNQSGFSLLEALISITLSTIMVLGISSFYTQLQTNIYHHYQKKHLQTIVEQGLVGLSKDIRRAGFIANDPTKMTAKPIDITSNPYCITLRYDSEIRNDWIYNPNFTRYSDIFSYRYNQKNIEYKTGELNCRSSQWEKLFDPAEVKITQFSIKQQKNGLEITLAAELKQNKKINYQITKFIKNENPLSP
- a CDS encoding DUF2509 family protein, yielding MVIILTIIGLLLLTGFHSLIISEQKTIISQTQYYQRFNQASSALQWAITQNWPTPTDQWQCLIEARFQLKACIKKSLLKIDDYILVRGEAEHFYLYQLTHYDSHKLISQPGHWLDYCPEKRSIDCE